TTCAAGATTTTGTCAACACAGACGAAACTACGATCGCACCTTCAATTACCTGGAAATTAGGCGAGCGAACAAATTTGAATTTGTACTACGAGTACACGGACTTTTCTGGCAATCCTCCCGAAGGCTCCAGTGCGCTTCTGAGTGATGGTAGTCTTACCCCTCGAAATCGCTATATTAGCTATCCCGATTTACAAGATGTTGATATCTCTGCTCAAAGATTTGGCTACACGCTAACTCATGAATTTAATGACAACTGGCAAATTCGTAGTGCTTTTGCGGCATTGGACGCTGATACGAAAGACACACAAATATATGCTACTGCCATCGAAGACGATCGCTTCGCCACCATAGAAGGCTATGACGCCGACTACGGCTACAAAAACTATTTTGCACAGATCGATCTACTGGGTAAGTTTAATACAGGATCGATTTCACATCAGCTACTTTTCGGCTTTGATTTCAATGATTTTACTGATAGTTATCAGGGTCTTTTCACAAATCTACCAGTTCTAGATATCCTCAACCCCAACTACGATATTCCAGAACCTGAATCTGAGCCATTTTTTGAATTTGAGAACCAAGTTGATTCTTACGGGCTTTACCTTCAAGATCAGATCGCGCTTGGCGATCGCGTCAAACTACTGATTGGCGGTCGTTATGATTGGATATCCAGCTCGCTTGAAACTATTGATTTCAGCCTAGAAAATCCAACGGATGAATCAGAAAGATATGACGGAGCCTTCAGTCCTCGGATTGGGTTAGTGTATCAACCCAGTGATACGATTTCTCTCTACGCCAGCTACAGTCGCTCCTTTCGCGCCCAAACTGGCTCTGGTGCTAGTGCTTTAGGATTCGATCCAACCAGGGGCACTCAGTACGAAGTGGGCATTAAAGCAGATTGGTTAGAAGGTAGGCTTTCCACGACTTTAGCGGCGTACCATCTCACCAAGACAAATGTGATAACAGACGATCCGAACAACCCCCAGTTGTCCATACAGACTGGGAAGCAACGAAGTCAAGGAATTGAGTTGGATATTGCGGGGGAGATTTTGCCAGGGTGGAAGGCGATCGCTTCATACGCCTATACTGATGCAGAAGTGACTGAGGATAACACCTTTCCAGTCGGTAATCGATTGGTAGGCGTGCCAGAGAATCAAGCTAGTCTGTGGACAACATACGAGATCCAGTCGGGCAGTTTGCAAGGTTTGGGATTTGGCTTAGGACTATTTTACGTGGGGGCGCGGCAAGGAGATTTAGATAACTCGTTTAAAATTGACGATTACTTCCGTACCGATGCCGCGCTTTATTACCGCAGAGGTCAGTTTAATGCGGCGATCAATATCCGTAATCTGTTTGATACGGACTATATCAGCTCTGGCTCAGGAAGATTTTTTCTTGAAAGAGGTGCGCCCTTTACGATCGTTGGCTCCGTTGGTTGGGAATTTTAACTAGCTTTCCTGTTGGTAACGCATGAGGCGATCGCCAAAAGGCTTTAATGCGATAATTTCTTATTAATCCTCAAAGCCTCTTATCTGCATGGCTGAACCCTCATGACTATCACTATCTCCCAGCAAGCCCTCAACGACCTATTTCAGGAGACTGTGGAGCGATACCTTCGGTCAGCTTCGCTAACGCAACACCCCGATCCTGACGATCCGTTGGATGTGATGTACAAGTATCCACAACCGCTAGGACAGGGCTACTGGCGGGAAATTAAACTGCGACAGGGACTAGAGTTGACGATTGGAGATCTTCAGTTACGCGATCGCATGGTGACAAAACACCCCGAACAGGAACGACAGGACATCCAGTATCACTTTCATTTTTCAGGTAGACATGAGGATCGTCGCGCATCTATTGGTAGCGGCGAATATGGGTTATTTGGAATTGGCATCGATCCGCATAGAACTTGTGATTGTTCGGATAGGCAACCCTATCTGGAAGCGATCGTACATATAAAGCCAGAGGTGCTGTACTCTTTTGCCAGTAACCAGGCAGGAGAATTACCACCAGCATTGCAGCCGTGGATCGGACAGTTAGATCGGGAACATTACTGTCGTAGGGGAAATGCTTCACTGGCAATGCAAAGAGTGGCGCGGCAAATTGTACAGTGTCCCTATCAAGGAATTGCCAAACGGTTATACCTAGAAAGCAAAGCCCTAGAATTGATGGCAATGGTAGTTGTGGAGGAAATAGAAATCTGGAAAGGTAGCGGCGAATCTTACTCCTTAAAGCCTGATGTAGTGGAGAGAATTCACCATGCTAGAGAAATTTTATTACGAAAACTTGACAATCCGCCATCGTTGATAGACCTAGCGCAACAAGTAGGGCTAAATAGCCGCGCGCTTAAAGAGGGATTTCGCACTTGTTTTGGCAAACCTACCTTTGCTTACCTGCACCACTATCGGCTAGAGCAAGCGCGTCAACTGTTAGAAACTAAAGAAATGAAAGTAGCTGAAGTTGCTGCTGCCGTGGGATTTAACAATCAAAGCTATTTTGCGGAGGCATTTAGAAAAAAATTTGGTTTCAATCCTAAGACTTATCAGATGCAGCGAAAAAAGTTCTTCTAGCGCTCAAAAAAAGTTCCTCCAACCGCCAAAATATCTTTCGATCGCGCTTACCATCCTGTATTGTTTTTGACAATTCTTCTCAGTTTGGTGTGAGTGATGTTGAAATTGTGGTGGCGATCGCTATTTCTAGCAGGTGTGTTTTCTCTTTCGATCGTTCCAGTCGTACAGGTACGAGTTTTTGCTCAGTCAAGCATAAGTATTCCATCGCCCGTAACCGTTACAAGCGTGCGACTGAACCAAACGGATAGTGGTTTGGAAATATTCTTGGAAACTACAAGCAAGCAGCCACTCAGTATTGTGACTTCCGGTTATGGAAAAACTTTTGTTGCCAACATTACCAATGCTCGCTTAGATTTACCAGAAGGCAACAGCTTTCGTCAAGAAAACCCCAACACTGGAATTGCGGTTGTTAGCGTTACTCCACAAGGAAACAATGGTATTCGGATAACTGCGATCGGTTCTGAAGGATTGCCAACAGCAAAGGTGAGGCAGAGTAATGGCAATAGCATTCTCAGTTTAGCCGCCCCCGCCGCTCCTACAGCTCAAACACCCGTATCACCTCCAACCATACCGCAAACTCCTACCCAGCCAGAAGCAACGACACCAGAGGCAGAAGGCGAAAGCACTCCACCAGCTGCACCCGAACCAGCAGATACAGCGCCAGGGGAAGAAATGGAAATTGTGGTGACGGGCGAGCAAGATGGATATAGTGTTACAGATACCAGCACTGGCACTAAAACT
This window of the Chroococcidiopsis thermalis PCC 7203 genome carries:
- a CDS encoding TonB-dependent siderophore receptor, with protein sequence MLKLWQRSLFLAGVFSVSIVPVVCVEDRVFAQSAIEMRSPVTVTGVRLNQTASGLEVLLETTSSESLSVVTSGYGKTYVANIPNAQLALPEEKSFRQDNPTAGIAVVSVTPQGANGIRVIAIGSGGLPTAKLRQSNGNSILSLTAPTAPTAQTPIPAPPEGETAPPQPPTQPGESTPEAQGEAPAPQAPAPQDGTAAGDEEQEIVVTGEQEETGYSVPNASTATKTDTPLRDIPQSIQVVPQQVIEDRNVRNVTQALETVSGVVGAGSISGSSAGGRIIRGFQQDGNFRNGYRDAPNFYILSSPIGTIEQVEVLKGPASVLFGGLEPGGIVNVTTKQPLSEPFYNLEFEVGNRNFYQPKIDLSGPLTEDKNLLYRFIAGYESTDGFQDFVNTDETTIAPSITWKLGERTNLNLYYEYTDFSGNPPEGSSALLSDGSLTPRNRYISYPDLQDVDISAQRFGYTLTHEFNDNWQIRSAFAALDADTKDTQIYATAIEDDRFATIEGYDADYGYKNYFAQIDLLGKFNTGSISHQLLFGFDFNDFTDSYQGLFTNLPVLDILNPNYDIPEPESEPFFEFENQVDSYGLYLQDQIALGDRVKLLIGGRYDWISSSLETIDFSLENPTDESERYDGAFSPRIGLVYQPSDTISLYASYSRSFRAQTGSGASALGFDPTRGTQYEVGIKADWLEGRLSTTLAAYHLTKTNVITDDPNNPQLSIQTGKQRSQGIELDIAGEILPGWKAIASYAYTDAEVTEDNTFPVGNRLVGVPENQASLWTTYEIQSGSLQGLGFGLGLFYVGARQGDLDNSFKIDDYFRTDAALYYRRGQFNAAINIRNLFDTDYISSGSGRFFLERGAPFTIVGSVGWEF
- a CDS encoding helix-turn-helix transcriptional regulator, which translates into the protein MTITISQQALNDLFQETVERYLRSASLTQHPDPDDPLDVMYKYPQPLGQGYWREIKLRQGLELTIGDLQLRDRMVTKHPEQERQDIQYHFHFSGRHEDRRASIGSGEYGLFGIGIDPHRTCDCSDRQPYLEAIVHIKPEVLYSFASNQAGELPPALQPWIGQLDREHYCRRGNASLAMQRVARQIVQCPYQGIAKRLYLESKALELMAMVVVEEIEIWKGSGESYSLKPDVVERIHHAREILLRKLDNPPSLIDLAQQVGLNSRALKEGFRTCFGKPTFAYLHHYRLEQARQLLETKEMKVAEVAAAVGFNNQSYFAEAFRKKFGFNPKTYQMQRKKFF